ACATATGTCAAAGAATCATAAGTTTTTAGATGTTCTGGGCATCCCACCTCGTTATTAATTTCGTAACAATCAAGGCATGCACGTGCATTCTTGTATTTATTGCACATAACTTGAGCATAGTAAAGCAAAGCCCAACGGTCCATGCGTTTAAAAGAAAGCTCAAGCGCAAGCTTTCCATAAGATATGGAATCACCATCTGCCAAAACATTATGTTGCCAACCATAAATGCTATCAACAATTATCCCCCCTCCACTTTGAATAGTATTATCTTTAGAACTATTACCAGCTCTGCAAGCACAAAGTAACAAAAAGAGCCACCATGCATTTTTCATAGAAAATTTATTTTTGAATATCCAATTTTATGTCTTCGGGGACACTTGGGTTTTATTCTCTTCATCCGCCTTCTTCTGATCAACATCTTCCTGGCCTGGATTAGGCTGAAGAAAAGCAAATGGAACTCTATTAATAACCCTTCCATTTTTAATAAATACAGAGATAAGAAGAATGTTTGTGAGCACAAACCACAGATAAACAATATATTAAGCAGAAATCCAGGTTTATATCTAAGTTAAAAAACATGAAACAACTACATCTGCAGCAGCTAAAAAACAAAATGATGGATGGAGATCTTAATAGTTTTTCTTCAATAATCTTTGTTTGCCATGTTACCATGCAATGCCGGAGAATAAAATACTTCATAGGTTAAAACGTGAGTCAGCAAATAGTTACCTTTCATTTTATTTCGGTTCATTTTCAGTTGCTTTAGGGAGAGGTTGATCTGGAGCATCATGATGAAATGTATCTGTTGCAGCTTTCCCATTTTCCTCATCTGTCATCGCACCATCCTTCATCGTAAAGTTCTTCTTACATTCTATACAATAACCGATCTTTTTAGCATTCACTCTCAGTATGGCTGGAATTGCATCATTCGCATTACCTCCAATCTTTTCAATGATTGCTATACCTGAAGGCCGTTTTCCATCTGGTTTGCCAAGATCACCTGGCTGCGCTGTCAGTATAAGCTCCAGGTCGGCACTAAATTCATTGAAATCAATCACAAAGACCTTTGCTTTAGGGTTCATCTTGTTTCCATATCCTTCTTCCGGGTCTTCGCCAGAACCAAAAACAATAAGATTAACGGGTAGGTAGCACTGCTGTCTGTTTACCTTCTTCGGAGGATCAGGTAAGAAAAATGCTCCTGCTGTCTTTATGATCATTTCTTCTGTACCATCTTTCTTTATATTTGTTTCAGAAGTAACAATTGAATACAGCTTACCATCTCCTAACGGTCCTGCAAATTGATAAGGTTTACCATTGATAAACCATCCGGCAGCTTTACTCTTATCTTCAATCGTTCTCATATCCTCCTTTACCAATTTTCCATCTTTATATGTTTTAAAGATCTCAGTTCCATAATACTGCGATTCTGCACCATCCAGATCGATGTTGGCAATCGGGCTATTACTGGCAAATTGATAGGATGACAATGAAGGGAAATTACGGGTCAACGGATCCACACTCAAAAACCTCCCCACCCTCGGATCATAAATCCTGAAACCATAATCCTGCTCATTCCCCTCTCCCTTCACCTCATTATCATTCTCCTTCCCATTAAACCCATACCTATACCCACTCATAGCCACGCTACTACTTCCACTATCTAAGCCACACGCTGCCATCCGCAATCAACGCTTTAATCACATCGCCAACACCACTTTCAAAACCAGTGTTGAAATCGATAGATTCTGTCCGATCAATTTATTCAAGTTAAAAAAAATCGTATTTATAAGGGCTCCTATTACACCATTTCATACAAGCTGTATATTTTTAAATAGTAGTATATGTATTAGCAAAAGTCCAATTATCACTTATTCTGTGCTTTTAAAATTACATCCTGCAAGCAAAGAATCTAACATCTTTTTGTCATACCGTAGAATAACAGGTGCATCTGGATCCTTTGTAATATCTGTTAATTCCTTCCGCCTCAAATCTAAACTCATCCAACCTACCGTCAAATTTTGACCTTGTTTACTCTCCACCTTTATTGCGACAATACTATCTGCCACTTCATCAACAGAAACAACAAGATTGCTTTTTTCAAATGCAGATTCAAACGAGCTGGTTTGAAAAAGACGATTTAATAGTTGATTACAATCATCTGTTGTAAATTGCCTCAGTTCATGGGATTGAATAGCTCCTTTTACCGAATCTTTCTTGTTATAAACTATTGTTGTACTTGAATCCGACTCATTTTTTTTTACATCACCGTTTCTACACGATATTATTCCAGCGAATACGACCAAGGATGCCAAAATGATTTTTTTCATAATTAAATTTATTAATTTTTATTTCTTGTCAATGTTGATTGTTGTTGTTGTTGTTGCTTGTCATATTCTATTGTAAGTTCCCTAACAATTTGAGGTGTAATTCCACTCAAAGTCTTTTTATAATTCTCTTGTACTGAAGGTGTAAGGCCTGCCCATCTCTCATAATGTCCATTATAACGTTCTATATAGTCCGCCTTTAGCATCATACCCGCTGTAACTGAAGGTAAAATGACAAATGATTTAGGATGATCTGTTACTTGTGCATTACCTCCTTTACCGCTCATTCCAGGTCCCTCATAAGCTAGCCAGATGCCTGTCGGTGTAAATTCGGGATATTTCTGGAAAATCGATTTGTCCCAGCCATAATAAGGAGCATCGTTTTCGTGCCCATCTTTTGCTTCCATCCCTCCTGTACCTGTATGTTTATATCCTCCTGATTTGAAATGACTTGTCTCTAATCTATACATTTTTTCCACGATTGCAGCCCTATCTGCTCCATACTTGTAAAAAACTGCATTCAAGCCAATTCTCGCATCATCAAGTGTAAACTTACCCGGTGAGTGGCCAGAGGAAGAAGTAGTTACGTTTTCATGATTAATAAAAGGACTTGGACGGGCTTCGTAATGATAGTTCCCTTGGGCATCAATTGTCCGATATTTATGGATTTCGATCGTTGCCCAATTGACCATACCTGTTATTCCGTAATTTGTCTCAACCTTATATAATGGACTACTATTCTGCGTCGCATGATAATAGGTAACAAACTTAACTTCCTCTCCGTCTAAATCTATGCCTTGAATTGGCGTATTGCTGGCAAATTGATATGGTGTTAGCTCTGGATATGATTTGGTCAATGGATCCACACTTAAAAACTTTCCAACCCTCGGATCATACACCCTCATTCCATAATCCTGCTCATTCCCCTCTCCCTTCACCTCATTATCATTCTCCTTCCCATTAAACCCATAACGGTAAGAACCACCGGTAACTACAGAACTCCTCCCCGGCATTAACATACCAAACGGATAATATTCCTGGCTGGAACTCATAGTTGGCTCATAATGATCTACCAAAATCCCATCCGTTGAGATACCTACCCTACGATCTGACACCGTAGATAACACATTACCCAAATGATTACTTAACTCAAAGAACTTCTCTCCACGGCTAAAATTAATATTTATTCCTGATCCTAATCCTGTCATATTTACTCCGGGTAGCACATTCCCATCTTCCACATTGACTTTCACTGCGTTAATTCCCAATCGGCTGCTTCCGTACAAATTTGCCGCTGTCCGACTCAGGGACCCATTGTTAACAGTACTTTCGCCTTTCGTATAGATACTCATCACATTACCCGTAGCATCACGTACATACCACGTCTTTACACCATTCACCCGCTTACTGATCCTGTTCCCTCCAACATCATAAGTACCACACCTTGCCTGCTGATCCTGTTATTATTATCCAGCGTATAAACTGTTTCTGTAAGCGCATAGCCTCCGGCATCAGGTATATACAGGTTCATACCATTTTCCTTTTGTAGTATAAACTGTTTCACCAGTATGAAACAGTTTATACAGCTGAATAGAATAATTATAAAAGGATTAATTCATGAGTTGGATGTACTATCTATCTACAGGTTCTAACTTCCCACTAAAAAACACATCTACATAAAACAATTGCCCTACATCCGAGAGAGGCACCTCAATAAGATAATTTATTCTACAAACATTCTTACCAATCTCAATATTATTAAATAGCAAGGCTCCGTAATCAAACAATTCATAATGATTGTTATTAATTAAGGTTTTCGAAAAAACTGATTTGCTGATTGTAGTATCAACGAGAATACTATCATTCGTTTCTATACGAATAGAGGATTCAAAGTTGTTAGATATAAATTTTTTCATACCTAACAACTTAACATATATTTCAGGTACAATTAATGAACTATCAAATAAGCAATAATGCCTGAAAGTTAGATGAATATTATCAACACCTCTTTTTAAAACAGTATCAATTGTAATAGTATCCTTATATCTGTGGTTCCAGGATTTTATTAACTCATCAGCATTCACCGGGTCAGGTATTTCTTCCTGAGAAGTTATACTGTCCTTACTTCTGACAGTATCTGCATCCAGTTTTTCATCCTGATCAACTTTAACTTTATTTGCACTATTGCAACCAATGATTAAAAAACAAAACAAATAGAATGTAATTTTCATAAAATATTATTTGGATGGCGGAGGGCTATAGATTTTACTTCTGTAAAGATTTACCTGACGCATATACACATTATAAAGAGTCTGATTTCCGGACTTTAACGCTCTAAAAGCTCCCAGGGCAGATACTTTTAAATTAGCATAATCACTTATCTCAGGTTTGTTGTCAAAAGTCAACATTTTATGAATGAGACTATTTCCATACAGACCTGCATTCACCTTTTTTACAGGATCAGGTATCATATCAAATTTCAAATAGCCAGATATATGTTTGGCATAATAATCCTTTCCATCAAACAATCAGTGTCAGTGCAGCAGATATTCATGACTCAGTAGGTAGATTTGACTTATTGTGGAGAATAGAAAAAAATAGTTCAAGAATGAAGCTAATTCGTACTGACATGGCCTACAGGGGTGAATTCAGTGATACTGTTGAAAATTACTATAAATGGAATATAGAAATAACTCAGAAACCGCCGACAGTAAAAGGTTTCGTTCCACAAACAGGCAGGTGGAACGATCATTCGCATGGCTGAATTTTTTCAGAAGGTTAGATAAGAATCATGAAAGGCTACCTGAATCATCTGTTGCATTCATTCAGGTAGCTTTCATTAATTTACTTCTAAAATGAGGCGGTCGGAAATTTAAACATGTTCTAATTCCTCAAATACTTCTCCCCTCAACATCATTATATTTTATCAGGTAGAATATCTACACATCTTATTAAACTCATATGCAACTTTTCCTGAAACATTATACCTTCAATGAATATAGGGTTGCTTACTGGAATGATTACTCCGATTATAAATTTCATCTGGTCTGATCAAAATATATTAAAACACCTGCATTAATGACAATTAGCGCTGATAAGATAATACTTAATTTTTGACCCAACTTGATTAGTTGGATTTTCCTTTTCAATTTCTTATCATTTGGATACTCATTAACTAATTTATTAAAATCAATTTTCTTAAAAAACCAATCGCCATCCAAAAAAGATAAATAACTATGTATTGTCATACTATTGGATTTATCAATCCAGCTATAATATACTATTTTTTTGTTAATTATAACTATCTGTATAGCTATAATAAAAAAAATAGAAATTAGTATTACGGTAACCCCTAAAATTTTAAACATACTATTTATTATTATTACTATTATCTATAATTGAAGTAGTTAATCCTCCGGAAAGCTTCACTTCAACCCCCAATAGGTAGGCTATTTTTCCATAAAAAATGTTAACCTTTTTATCAGTAACAACCCCCTGGTCATTCATGGCAGCAGAAAAACTTGAAATACCAAGCACTGATATATTTCCCTCTGCACTCCAATCTTCGTAACCATATCGAGTTCCTTTAAATGATTGAGAAACGCCTGCTCCAATCCACGCATATTTGGCAGAAAGACTCTGGCTGATTTCAACATATCTGTCATGACTATTCTGAGACTCCTGAAATGGATAAGATATATTTGGATATGACCATTCATTACTTTTACCCCATTGTTTTTCAATGCTGGCTCCAAAAAGTTTTACAGCCGCAAGATTAATTTCATAGCCACGTTCAATATTTCCTACTTTCCATTCCATACTCTTTTGTGCTCCAAAAGTAAAATTAACCTCCAATTTAAGTGACTTAGCAGAATTTACCGGATCAACAACATTATCCATCATCCAACGCTTAGTTTCATCTACAACACGATTCGTTCCCCAATCGAAAACCCGCTGGTTTTTTATCACTACTTCGCCAATTAAACTCTCATTTCCTTCATTAGTTTCCCTCGAATCAACTCTTTTACTAACAAACCATTCATTTGCATGTTCATTATCTTTTGCCCTTCCTATCTCGCCTCCATGGATCAGTTTGTAAAGGCTTGCCCCAAATTTGGTTTTAAAATTACCATATGGATCGGTATAACTGACCGGATTATTTCCGTTTACAGCATATTGGCTTACTCCTACCGTATAAACAGGATCTAAATTCCATCTTCTACCAATTCGTGAATCATATTCCCAGAATTGAGCAGTATAACTATTCCCATTAATATCCAAATCCTTCTCCTGCCCATTATATCCATAACGATAGCCCCCGGCAA
This Chitinophaga sancti DNA region includes the following protein-coding sequences:
- a CDS encoding RHS repeat-associated core domain-containing protein, with protein sequence MAACGLDSGSSSVAMSGYRYGFNGKENDNEVKGEGNEQDYGFRIYDPRVGRFLSVDPLTRNFPSLSSYQFASNSPIANIDLDGAESQYYGTEIFKTYKDGKLVKEDMRTIEDKSKAAGWFINGKPYQFAGPLGDGKLYSIVTSETNIKKDGTEEMIIKTAGAFFLPDPPKKVNRQQCYLPVNLIVFGSGEDPEEGYGNKMNPKAKVFVIDFNEFSADLELILTAQPGDLGKPDGKRPSGIAIIEKIGGNANDAIPAILRVNAKKIGYCIECKKNFTMKDGAMTDEENGKAATDTFHHDAPDQPLPKATENEPK
- a CDS encoding RHS repeat-associated core domain-containing protein produces the protein MTGLGSGININFSRGEKFFELSNHLGNVLSTVSDRRVGISTDGILVDHYEPTMSSSQEYYPFGMLMPGRSSVVTGGSYRYGFNGKENDNEVKGEGNEQDYGMRVYDPRVGKFLSVDPLTKSYPELTPYQFASNTPIQGIDLDGEEVKFVTYYHATQNSSPLYKVETNYGITGMVNWATIEIHKYRTIDAQGNYHYEARPSPFINHENVTTSSSGHSPGKFTLDDARIGLNAVFYKYGADRAAIVEKMYRLETSHFKSGGYKHTGTGGMEAKDGHENDAPYYGWDKSIFQKYPEFTPTGIWLAYEGPGMSGKGGNAQVTDHPKSFVILPSVTAGMMLKADYIERYNGHYERWAGLTPSVQENYKKTLSGITPQIVRELTIEYDKQQQQQQSTLTRNKN